The sequence below is a genomic window from Bremerella alba.
GGTCCGCCAGAATATGCAGCCGAATACGGTCGTTCTCGTCGGAGATATTTACCGCTGTTTGAGTGGAAATCTCGTGTTTAAATCGATCGACGCCAGCAAAACGCAGGATGTAGCGTCCTCCCTTTTCAAGCGTTAGTGTATGTCGTGATTCTCCTTTTTCGTTAGACTTCAACTCATGCTTCGCCACGAGCACTTCCTGAGCTTGGCCTGGCTGATCGCTGGCTAAGCGCATAACCGAAAGCGTTAGGTCGGTCTCGAGAGGTTCGCCTTCCAGGTCTTTCACGCTTGCAGAAACATCGAACGACTCGCCGCTCAAGTAAGTATCGCGAACGATCGAGGCATTGATCGTGAAGCCAACTGCCGAGATGAATACACTCTTGGCGGTTGAAGCATTCTCGCTAGGCATCCGAGCTTGAATCTGCACCACCTTTGAATCTCGCAAATCACGGGTTGGTAGCTCAAATTCGACCTGCCCCTTTTTGTTGGTTTGCGCTTCGATTTGCTTGCCATCCAGGAAGTATTGCAAGTTGCGACTGATGACCGGATCGCCGTGGTAGTATTTTGCGGTGATCGTTCCCTTGACGACCTCGCCCCGGTAGTAAACGTCTTCTTCGGTGTCGATCTCAAGGAAGATTCGCGGCAGTTGGAATTCAGCGACCTGAAAGTTGCCGTAGTAGGCCTCTTCTTTGTCCTTGATCGACTTCATCACAACTTGATAAGAACCAACCGGCGACTCACTTGGAAGCAGTAAGTGACCGCCTGCGGAACCAAAATCGGATAGCTTTACTTCACGGTAAAGGAGGGAACGGCCCCGCGGGTCGAGTACTTCTAGTTGGTAGGTTTCTCCAGAGGGGACCGTATAGCGGTCGTCTTGCACATGCCGAATAATTCCGCGGACATGTACGAGCTGACCAGGGCGATACGCGGGGCGATCGGTGTACAGGTATCCGCGCCGTTTGAGTCCACGGGCCGCATCGAGTCCACTCAGGTTCACAATGTTGGCGGCCGAATGTCCCTGTATTACGCCCAGCACGCGGATATCACCAGAGCTGTGAAGCTCGTCACGACTCGCGCGAAAAACGCCATCCTCCCCTGTGGTCGCTTCGGCAAAGACCTCGCTGCCGTTAGACATTAAAAGACGAACATCGCCCCAAGGCTTACCTGTCTTCATGTTTTGAGCGTAGACAAATACCTCGTCACGCGAACTCTTGACGATCATGTCCAAATCGCTCTGTAGCACGACGGTGGTTGACTCTTTCGTTGCGCCCGTGACGGTAACGGCAACGACCCCTGCCTCAGTCACCTTGTCATCGTCTTGTTCTCCGGCAAGGGGGATCGGGATCTCGACGTTGTGCGTGTCGAGGCGATACTTTTCATATTTGGGCACTTCAAAGGTGAAGCTTTCGGCCGGATCGATCAGGGCGATGTCGAGACTTTCGATGCCGCCGGTCGTTTGCATTTTCCGGAAGTAGGTTTCGAGATCGATCGGATAGATCTGCACGGTCACCTTTTCGAGGTTCCGTGTTTTCAGTTGGATCGATGGCTTTTGGTTTGAGCGAAACTTACTCAGCGTCGCGATTTCCAACTGCTCGCCGGTGAGAAGGGTAATGCGCTGCTGAGCTTGGGAAGCCAAAGGCGTCTTGGCGAGCTCTTTATAAAGCTCGATCGCTTCGGATAATTTTCCTAGCTTCTGCTCTGTAGTCAGCGCGATGTTGTACTTTGCTTGGGCGGCTATCTGTGATCCCGGAAATTTACTAGCCAATTGCTGCCACGCCGAGATCGCTTCGGGCCAGTTTTTCTGTTGATGAAAGCTCTCGCCAATGCGAAATTGAATCTGCTGTGCACGCGAGTCGACTGGATACTTCACCAGGAATTCACGCCACAGCTTTCGGGCCTCGTCGTAGTTCTCTTCGGCATAGGCGAACTCAGCCTTTTGATACTGGGTATTGATAATCCGCTTTTGGGCCTCGCTCCAATTCGAGTGTGTGGGGTGTTTGGAAAGGTATTCGCTCCACGACGTGATCGCTTCATCGAACTTGTTTTGTTGAGCATAGATCGATCCCAATAGGAATCGTGCGTCCGCGTAGGCGTCGGTGTTGGCATACTGCTCAATCTTTAGGAACGACTGCAGGGCTTGCACTGCGTCGTCTCCGCGACCGCGACTTGAGAAAGCACGAGCGAGTTGGAAATGGGCCTCTGGAACACTTTCGTGCTCAGGATACTTGGTCAAATACTCTTCCAATTCTGCAACACCGAGTTCTAAATCTTGCTCGGACGGTGGATTGGGAAAGTGGTACGTTTCTGCCAAACGAAACGCTGCTTTGGGGAGAAGCTTTGAGTCTTCATCTGGATGCACGGCAAGAAGATCTTCCCAGGTCTTCCTCGCTGCTGCATGCTGTCCTGCTTGCAGATAGAGATCCCCTAACTCATAGCGGGCGATAAGTTTTATGGGGCGATCCGTGCTATCGGCGACTAGGGTCGCGTAGACGTTAATCGCATCTCCATGGCGGCCCAGGTGCTTCTGACTGCGAGCGATTTGGAGATTAACGTTGTCCCGTGTTTTGGGCTTGGGACCGACTTCCAGAGCTTTTTGGTAAAACTGCAATGCCTTGGAATATTCGTTGTTGTCATTCGTTTCCTCGCCACACTGGTAGGCTGCGCTGGCAAGAGTGAGGTAAATTTCAGCGACTTCCTCTTTACGATCGAGTGATAGTAAGTAGCGGGCTTGTTCGCGATAGGCCACCTCGGCACTGCGATAGTCTCCTCGTCGTGCATGTGCTAAGCCAATGCCAAATTGGGCTTTGCGCGACCACTTAGAGTCAGGGAATCGTTTCAATTGTTCTTCGAAGACCCGTACAGCATCTTCGTATTTTTTGGCGAAATGTAATGCTCGGCCCTTGAGATAGAGCAGTTGCTCTTTGTCGCCTTCGTCATTCGCTAGTTCCGCATCAATCCGCTGAATCGCTTCGTCGTAATCGCGATCTTGTAGGGCATCTCGAATTGTAATCGGGGCCAGGGCGTAAAGCGTTTCATCGACGCTGGTTGCTTCTGCGACATCAATTTCCGTAGCTGTTGCGATTGCAGGCAGGCATAACGCAAATACGAACGTCCATGCCAGCGGTCGAGATAGCGGCAACATCAGAGAGTCCCTGGGGCTAAAGGAGAGAAGAGTGTCGCGACTAGATTCTTTATCTCAGACTTAGACGAATTGGGCCAGGAAATGGTTTTTACCGTTTTCGGGCATTACTCATTTTGTGCGTCTAACTTGTTTCTAGACCGTAAGTAACCAATTAGCAACGTTTTAGCGTCAGAGGTCAATACATTTTGAGTTGATCTTAATCATCCTTACTGTGAAGAAATCGATCTTTTGCCGCTTCGGGAACGCCGTTAAGATTCACCCCCACTCTGACCAGACAGTGGGCTGGATGCATGGATGCGAATAGGGGGTTGGACCATGTCCAATAACGCAAAGCAAGCTAAGTACTCTCCGTCAATTCTTCGCTATATGGAAGCGGTTTCACTAAGCCTATTTCTACTAGCAATCGTCCTGGGATGCGCACAGGATAAAGGAGAGCAAGAGGTTGCATCGGGAGGCCCGGATGACGCTCCGTATGTCGAGCCTTCTGGTCCTACCGTAGTTGCGCCCGTACAAGATCCGGCACCTATGCATCAGCAGCCGGCGTTCGCGCCAGAGATGGTCGAACCTCATTTGGTTCCCCAGGGTGGCGCACCGAAGGCTGAGCCAGACGTCAGGTTCGGTTATTCCGAGCCATCGGGGGCTGCTCCTCAGCCACAATATGCCCCCCGAAGCTTGTCACCTCAAGCCTCTGACAGTTCTCCGAATCTGCAACGAAGTACGGCTCCGAGAATGAGTCCGTATTCTCAGCCTCAGGCAATGCCGTTGGAGATGCAGCAACCTCAAGCCATGCAAGCTCCGCCATTGCAACCCAGGATGATGCAGGCACCCGCCGAAATGCAGCCCATGGCCGCAGAGCCGGAACCTGTACCGATGCAAGCAGAGGCCCCGAGCGATGATCCGTTCGATGTCGTCGAGGTGTTCTATGGAACCGACCGTGCGCCCATGTTATGGCCTGGCGGAGTGCTACCGCATAAGTTTCATGCGCTCCTGCCCGCGATTACTTGCATGATCTTAGGAATTGCGGTCGCGTTGCTGCTCACGAAATTCAAGCAGTACATTGTTGCTGGGCTGACCGTGGTAGTTGCCGTGACCGGAGCAGTTGTTGTCGGGCAAGAAGGTTGGGTGCAGTACCACAAGTTCGATCGTTTTCTCTCGAACGACTCCGTCGTTTATGGCAAAGAGCAGGGCGACTTGGAGCTAGGAACCTGTAAGGTCAGTATTCCTAAATCGCATCAGGCCGGTCAGCTCGAATCTCCTTCGGTCGTGCACTGGGAATTTGAAGAGAAGCCCGAAGACCATGTCATGTTGATGGAAGTGAAGTCAAAGGAGGAGCAAGAATTCTTCAACATGCTTAAGCTGCGTGTTGAAGAGTCTCCCAACCATGACCTTCTAATCTTCATCCATGGCTTTAATGTTACCTTTGAAGACGCGGCCAGGCGTACAGCTCAGATTGCCCATGACCTGGATTTCCGCGGGGCCCCTGTTTTTTTCAGTTGGCCATCGCAGGGGGAATTACTCGGTTATGTCACCGATCGTGGTAACTCGTTTTGGACAGCGTCCCATCTGAAAGAATTCTTACTAAAAGTACATCAACACAGCGGTGCACAGTCGGTGCACCTTATTGCGCATAGCATGGGGAACCGGGCTTTTGGTGCTGCGGTGGAGTCTTTGGCGCAAGACCTTCAACTGAATCAGAAGATCTTTAATGAAGTCATTTTGGCAGCACCCGACGTCGACGCGCGTGTTTTCCAAGAGAAGATCGCTCCCAATCTCGCTGGCCTGTCCCAGCATGTTACGCTTTACGCCTCGCAGAACGACTTGGCCCTGATCGCCTCTCGGGCAGTCAACGGGTATCCGAGAGCAGGCGACGTCGGAGCTAACATACTGATTCTCAATGGCATCGATACCATCGATGTCACTCAAATTGATACCAGTTTGATGGGACATGCCTATTATGGCGACAACACGACAGTCATCAGCGATATCTATGCGTTAATGCAGAATGCCCGTATGCCGACGCAGCGGCAGTGGTTGCGAGATATCTCAAGCCCAGGCGGCATGTATTGGTACTTCGATCCGCAGTACAACAATTCCGTTACGCGAACGCCATCCAGCCCTCCACTACGGTAGCCAAGTGGTTATCCGTGGCTTCTGCTATAAACCCGACAGTTACGTTGCCGTCAGTCGCTTACATGTCGATGGAAAGATATTGCCCGTTCTTTAGAGCTTGCTTCTCGATGCAGGCTCTTGTTCCTCCGTGCAATTGGAAGTGATCTCATCTTCGGTCACCAGAATCGACATGATCACTACTTCTGTTAAATTGGTGGCGGCCAACGGGTGGTCGGATTTATACGCTACGCACCCTCCAGCAGAGGTTGTCAGTGA
It includes:
- a CDS encoding alpha/beta hydrolase, which produces MSNNAKQAKYSPSILRYMEAVSLSLFLLAIVLGCAQDKGEQEVASGGPDDAPYVEPSGPTVVAPVQDPAPMHQQPAFAPEMVEPHLVPQGGAPKAEPDVRFGYSEPSGAAPQPQYAPRSLSPQASDSSPNLQRSTAPRMSPYSQPQAMPLEMQQPQAMQAPPLQPRMMQAPAEMQPMAAEPEPVPMQAEAPSDDPFDVVEVFYGTDRAPMLWPGGVLPHKFHALLPAITCMILGIAVALLLTKFKQYIVAGLTVVVAVTGAVVVGQEGWVQYHKFDRFLSNDSVVYGKEQGDLELGTCKVSIPKSHQAGQLESPSVVHWEFEEKPEDHVMLMEVKSKEEQEFFNMLKLRVEESPNHDLLIFIHGFNVTFEDAARRTAQIAHDLDFRGAPVFFSWPSQGELLGYVTDRGNSFWTASHLKEFLLKVHQHSGAQSVHLIAHSMGNRAFGAAVESLAQDLQLNQKIFNEVILAAPDVDARVFQEKIAPNLAGLSQHVTLYASQNDLALIASRAVNGYPRAGDVGANILILNGIDTIDVTQIDTSLMGHAYYGDNTTVISDIYALMQNARMPTQRQWLRDISSPGGMYWYFDPQYNNSVTRTPSSPPLR
- a CDS encoding DUF6340 family protein; its protein translation is MLPLSRPLAWTFVFALCLPAIATATEIDVAEATSVDETLYALAPITIRDALQDRDYDEAIQRIDAELANDEGDKEQLLYLKGRALHFAKKYEDAVRVFEEQLKRFPDSKWSRKAQFGIGLAHARRGDYRSAEVAYREQARYLLSLDRKEEVAEIYLTLASAAYQCGEETNDNNEYSKALQFYQKALEVGPKPKTRDNVNLQIARSQKHLGRHGDAINVYATLVADSTDRPIKLIARYELGDLYLQAGQHAAARKTWEDLLAVHPDEDSKLLPKAAFRLAETYHFPNPPSEQDLELGVAELEEYLTKYPEHESVPEAHFQLARAFSSRGRGDDAVQALQSFLKIEQYANTDAYADARFLLGSIYAQQNKFDEAITSWSEYLSKHPTHSNWSEAQKRIINTQYQKAEFAYAEENYDEARKLWREFLVKYPVDSRAQQIQFRIGESFHQQKNWPEAISAWQQLASKFPGSQIAAQAKYNIALTTEQKLGKLSEAIELYKELAKTPLASQAQQRITLLTGEQLEIATLSKFRSNQKPSIQLKTRNLEKVTVQIYPIDLETYFRKMQTTGGIESLDIALIDPAESFTFEVPKYEKYRLDTHNVEIPIPLAGEQDDDKVTEAGVVAVTVTGATKESTTVVLQSDLDMIVKSSRDEVFVYAQNMKTGKPWGDVRLLMSNGSEVFAEATTGEDGVFRASRDELHSSGDIRVLGVIQGHSAANIVNLSGLDAARGLKRRGYLYTDRPAYRPGQLVHVRGIIRHVQDDRYTVPSGETYQLEVLDPRGRSLLYREVKLSDFGSAGGHLLLPSESPVGSYQVVMKSIKDKEEAYYGNFQVAEFQLPRIFLEIDTEEDVYYRGEVVKGTITAKYYHGDPVISRNLQYFLDGKQIEAQTNKKGQVEFELPTRDLRDSKVVQIQARMPSENASTAKSVFISAVGFTINASIVRDTYLSGESFDVSASVKDLEGEPLETDLTLSVMRLASDQPGQAQEVLVAKHELKSNEKGESRHTLTLEKGGRYILRFAGVDRFKHEISTQTAVNISDENDRIRLHILADRHLLKSGEKAAIDVHWRGEPTIALVTFEGSKILDYRLVQLKSGKNALKFDVDTFLAPNFQLAIAAMTDARKNEKLEGNQSPIRFHTAVSIFQVERDLRIELKLPKNARPGDTVKAELKTTDALGNPLPAELSLALVEKSLLDQFPPNWTNPSMFWQGNPRVFAMRATSSIDFHYQPTTEEIDEQLLAEAERLDAVEEIRLELSDFSRAGMRDFDGAANGDQFGDSPNGNDPFAPSSNTETDEYGMNANAGGIGGSGAYG